One Hyperolius riggenbachi isolate aHypRig1 chromosome 12, aHypRig1.pri, whole genome shotgun sequence genomic window, ggagctaattagaagccctattgtcccattataccaatcaggacatagtcagggaacttcaaagacctacatttgcatctaaagaggacttcagtgaataatgcttgggtaataagacaatggcagaagtgaagtgtgttgaagtccttgacacttgaaacatttacacttctgttgaggaagtgaagaactgtaggctaagtcaggaagagtagctgcaccaaaagttggcatgtgtgttaaacactatttcattgtgaggaaattgaattattgctgGAGGTGCAagctataccctgtaaattacatctattggaagtcttttcatgtatgtgggctattgtacatttttcgcaggtggatgttagatctctggagatccaattatgactgaggatgtaattaaatctagctttcccccgtccacacaggcttacagcctcgaggcgaatatttcattataaaaaccaggggacatctacctcaaatcagttctcttctgacggtagcggcGGCTGGACTCCCAGcctaagctagtggactcctggcctagccagactgtgtccgtccacacaaaagtccacgattcttctatctggatccctttattttggtaagcaaaatcgctttgtgtgttatctttgtaactcttaattttgtaacttttttactttgtctttttgtaatcttttgtatatattaagttctgcattgttctatgtttttatggaatattaaatcattatttaataagcttgacttctgctgtactaaactaacactcatagcctagaagagactgaagtgtaaccgtgtataagttcatgcctaattgtacgcttgagcaacactaccgtatgaaattgtaattgcattgtgtgtggggggcgtttgtcatacgttggcctaagcgcgcagctgacccaacgtacgaacaacgccagtgcgagtagcgacagcagagtggctaacagtatcgttcggaacgactgttagtgggtctttgcttcacgacagtgtaagattgcaactgtgtgtgtgtgtgggtgcgtggcgttcccgtatttggcctaagcgcaaagctgacccgaatacgaaaacgcggagtgcgcgttgaggactcaacagcagagtggaagtgtctagcgaacagctagtggtggcagtgagaggtgttctgaggggtcccagccttgttttagcttgaataaggctgttccccgcttaatctggtcaaacccgcagtcgggaaccgtatacgcaggcgtgccgcgggccggttcctgacaatcaGAGACAGAGCACTTTGCTGACATCAGAGACAGAGCACTTTGCTGACATCAGAGACAGAGCACTTTGCAGacatcagagacagagccctttgcTAACATCAGAGACAGAAAAATCTGCTGACATCAGAGACAGAGCACTTTGTGACATCAGACTTGGCCGGGAACAAGAATTCTCTAGTGCATAATGTATTGTGATAACCCCACTTAACCTCCCTCAGGTCTCCataactgtttaaccactttatgatTAGCTGATTTATAAAAGAGTCCTGCTAGAGCCtattaatggctccaggatgtttttataaggcagacagtgctgctggcgctgtgcgcgtgcaaatagtggaaaaaaaacaccaaagaaaaaatatacctttatttccaaatactatattgtcaccatactttgtactagggacataattaaaatcttgtgataaccagaacaaataggcagataaaatgtgtgggttttatgcacagtagcagtgtttatattaaaacaatAGAGGATGAAATTGGAAAAATAgcatattttttcagttttccttgtttttccccttaaaaatgcatagaaaataaagtaattactaaaaacaaatatcaacctcaaaaagccaaattagtggtgaaaaaacaagatatagatcatttacagtgggttgcaaaagtattcggcccccttgaagttttccacattttgtcacattattgccacaaacatgaatcaattttattggaattccacatgaaagaccaatacaaagtggtgtacacgtgagaagtggaacgaaaatcatacatgattccaaacattttttacaaataaataactgcaaagtggtgtgtgcataattattcggcccctttgatctgagtgcagtcagttgcctatagacattgcctgatgagtgctaatgactaaatagagtgcacctgtgtgcaatctaatgtcagtacaaatacagctgctctgtgatggcctcagaggttgtctaagagaatattgggagcaacaacaccgtgaagtccaaagaacacacaagacaggtcagggatcaagttattgagaaatttaaaacaggcttaggctacaaaaagatttccaaagccttgaacatcccacggaccactgttcaagcgatcattcagaaatggaaggagtatgacacaactgtaaacctaccaagacaaggccgtccacctaaactcacaggccgaacaaggagagcgctgatcagaaatgcggtcaagaggcccatggtgactctggacgagctgcagagatctacagctcaggtgggagactctgtccataggacaactattagtcatgcactgtacaaagttggcctttatggaagagtggcaagtttacagaaagcataagaagtcccatttgcagtttgccacaagccatgtggggaacacagcaaccatgtggaagaaagtgctctggtcagatgagaccaaaatggaactttttggccaaaatgcaaaatgctatgtgtggcagaaaactaacactgcacatcactctgaacacaacatccccactgtcaaatatggtggtggcagcatcatgctcggggggtgcatctcttcagcagggacagggaagctggtcatagttgatgggaagatggatggagccaaatacagggcaaacttggaagaaaacctcttggggactgcaaaagacttgagactggggcggaggttcaccttgcagcaggacaatgaccctaaacataaagccagggcaacaatcgaatggtttaaaacaaaacatttctatgtgttagaatggcccagtcaaagtccagatctaaattcaatcaagaatctgtggcaagatctgaaaactgctgtttacaaacgctgtaatctaatctgactgagctggagctgttttgcaaataagaatgggcaaggatttcagtctctagatgtgcaaagctggtagagacataccctaaaaagactggcagcagtaattgcagcaaaaggtggttctacaaagtacttactcagggggccgaataattacgcacaccccactttgcagttattgatttgtaaaaaatgtttggaatgatgtatgattttcgatccacttctcacatgtacaccactttgtattggtctttcacgtggaattccaataaaattgatgcatgtttgtggcagtaatatgacaaaatgtggaaaacttcaagggggccgaataattttgcaacccactgtaattgtgattagtagtgattaagctattggcaaatgaaagggatgagcactgaaaggtgaaaatcgctcttgtccgttagcgtaaaacgcctttggggtgaagtggttaaagtgggccTCATTTTTCAATCTGAACCTCCCTTCAGGCCTGTGCATTTTTTCTGAGCAAGCACCAGATAAAGAGCATTAAAGTTTGACTTGTCCTGAAATGATTCTTCTGTTGTATCAGAACGTTCAAAACTGACAATGGTGTATCCAGCCCCTCTCAGCGCCTCCTTGATAAAGTCTTCCGTCAGCAAGATGCCTGAGAACTTCACCTTACCCACCATGTAGTAGGTGTTCCCCAACACTCCACTCAACACCAGGTAGCCTCCTGGCTTTAACAAAGTAGTGATGTTATTCAGGGCAGAGACATAGGCCGGCTGGTCTTTACAGGCAGCCTCAAAGCACAGAAAGCTAATGAGACCATCGGCCTGTGGAAGCACCACCGGATCAGTGGGGTTGCTTTCCAAAATATCACATTTCAGGACCTGCTTGATTGTTCTCCTCAGATGATCTTCTTTTTCAGTCCATGGTACTctggaatggaaaaaaaaagaaaagggtatTAGTCAAGAAACATGCCAGTCAAACATTTAGGTAACGGACAGGTCAATCTTGGTGCATTGGGCTGCTTTGCAACACTCTGCTCTTGGACCTTTACCCACAAATATAAAGTAGAAAGAGCTTCCAAAATAGATGTTCTCACTACCAAGAAGCTCAGTATTACTTTGTTTTGATGAGGGATTTAGAAAGTAAGTGTAATTTACTTTGGTTAGAAAAATGTTTGTTAGGGTTAGTGTCAGTTAGAGTTAGGGGGTAGGTTAGGATTTGAGGAAGGTGGACATGGTCATAAAAATGTACTCAATTTTAAAATTTGACAGTGGAAGCAAAAGCAGATGCTTGGTCCTCCTGTATCTAGGTAAGAGTCTAAATGTTGGTAAGCACACCAAATGTCTGCACTTATCCGATGAAGgaaggggaccctgcgaggccaacCAAACGGTGCCACTCCAAACTACTTACTTCCCTGCAtctaagtagggatggtcggaaatgccaattttcaATGTCGATTTCTGACCCGGACGGATTTCCGATGTGTCTTTTCTGATTTTCATAGAATACcacagaaattggaatttccacaTACTGATTTCCAAAGAATGTcatgtttttgttattttgtcaataaagttagttaattgtaaatttttttgtgGATGATTGATATTATATTAATACCGATCGGTAACCATGGAaaacttctgcattctctgattggcctaatatttCCAACTTTCTGATTGGCCTAACATTGTCGCAGTAGTGTTATTTCCGCAGtacaattctgcattctctgattggtccagcaggTTTGCAATTGGCCTAAAATTTTGCGGTAATGTGGCATTTCCATGGAATTACGATtcataatgatttatacatgctgATTTCCACCGCGGTAAGTCAATTTCTAATCTGGAAATTGGAATTCCGTGGAAAAATTCCTACCAACCCTATATCTCTTCTAGATTATTATTCTAAGGCCCTGTTTGGAGACAATGGGAGGTAACATCACTATGAATTGTAAATTGAATATGGGGATAAGTGGAATGCAATTGGGACACAAAGTCCTCCAAGGACTCACTTGACCCCCTCCATACGCAAAAGACATCATCTATATATCGCCACCAACAGGCCGCATGTCTGCGAAAAAGTTCGTTGGTATAGATGAATGCCTCCTCAAAACGGCCCATAAATaaataggagggggccacgtttgaACCCATCGCGGTCCCAGATGATGTCTTTTGCGTATGGAGGGGGTCACGTGAGTCCTTGGAGGACTTTGTGTCCCAATTGCATTCCACTTATCCCCATATTCGATTTACAATTCATAGTGATGTTTCACATATCTCATTTTTGGACACTCAGGTCAGGTTTGTAGATGGGGTATTCCAGACTGACATTTATGTGAAGTCTACTGATGGAAATTCAGTTTTACACTTTGATAGCTTTCATCCTCGATCTACTAGGGAGAGCATTCCACTGAGTCAATTAACGCGTGTTGATCTGATTGTCAGTAATGGGGAAGACAGGCTTAGGAGGAGGAGGGATATGATCAATAAATTCAGAGTCAGAGGTTATCCTGAGCATTGTTTTCAAAACAAGGAGTAACAACCTGTTACTAGAGTGTggggttccccatcaggtccgccgcacAGCTCCGCCCACGGAGTATTGGGATTGGCCCGCTCTCCGTGGGGACTGTATTTAAAGGTGCACTGTTTTTGTTTGTATGTTCTGGCTTTTTGCAATTTGAGGAAGGGCTTTAAGGcctgaaacagcgtctgtcattgctgcCACACTTGAATAAAACAGCTATCTAATACTATTGGCGGTGCCTACCTACTTCTGTGATTATAGCTGTTGTCCCTGGAGGCCCAGGGGCTGAGGTATTGGCACGCCATCTTATCCAGTGGGTGCTCCTCCACAAACTTTGTGTCACGATGGGAGGTTGAGTGGCAGAAAAACCCCATACATTCCAGAAAGTTCATGCTGACTCCACAGTGCTGATGCCCACCCCATGACATGGTCCTCACCACtaaagagatggggggggggggtttcaaatGGCTATTATAGCCATGACACTGAAATAAATGGAGATGACTAGGGCATGTTCCACACCTTCCCCCGTGTCGCTCAATGGAAGGTTGGTCCGCTGTGATGATTTGGTGACCCTTGCCCAGCTACTGTCTGGAAACTCCCATGTGATGACTTGCCTGGAGCATCAAAGGGGTTTTATGATATTTATCTGGGAGAAGCTTTGAAAGGTGGTGCATGCGATGCATGCGATCAACTaaaaccagcatcaatgagagGGTCATTAACTAAAGTGAGAGTAAAACATACATGCATTGCTTCTTCTATgtgcacacagtacacaggagtaacaaactggggggagggggggcatctagtggccaaatagcaaattacaccataACTcattaaattcaataaaaataaataaatcccccattaaaattaacctcttacctcccccactctcccatagttacccaaataaaacatttgtatataaaaaccatgacaaatgggtaaataaaagtgtgtcttttatccacagtagcatgttttaatTTAAAATTATAATTAGCCAAAACatgagaaatagtgaattttttcctttttattcttattattcccattaaaatgcatttagaataaaataaattcttagcaaatcgtaccgcccaaagaaagcctaattgctggtgaaaaaaacaaagcaaaatatagatcattttgtagtgattaagtagtgattaagttattggtaaatgaaagggaggagtgctgaaaggtgaaaattgcactggtccataaggggaaaacccctcagtggttacTAGATAAGGGATCTGCGGGGcgggagaaaataaaaatatttgtctGCAACATCATATTCTCCAAATCAGTCAAAGAGTGTATGTTGTAAAGCTGGTTTAGCTGCAGCCCCGATGCGTCTAACACTTACTTGTCCCCTTCCAGCTGGCACACAAGCTTCACCACTGGGCTCCAGTCAAATGATCCCGGCTGATTGGTTAGCCATGCTTTTAACTCCTCCCGATTCCTGTCAGTGAAGTCTGTGCATATAATGTTCTTATAAACTTCACAAGCCGACAGGAGCGGATAGATGGTCGGGCCGGAGCCGATGTCGATCAGAGTTTCACCTTTTACTTTACCTagaataaaaacaaacattaaattggaactgtagtgaaaataacgtaatgaataaaattgcttatttttttattatttactttataaattatttagtcggtgcttgcccattgtaaaatcttcctgatttacattctgaaatgtttcactggtggtgacatctttaggagTGGGCCCCCACAGCCCCCAGGCCCCCCAGCAGTTCCAGGGGCTACTGTTACACCCCTGGTGTTGGGGGTGGAAGGTTCTGGTGGTTAgagggcggctggtgatagtgggccttggccgTAAAAAAGTACAAATAGTCAGGGTGCATAACCAAAAGTGGCAAGCCAAACCACCAGAATTCACAAACCATAAGTCCAAGGTAGGTTATAGCACATCagtaatttaaccatttcagcccgcagggaattcttacctcccattaattcgttaataactttatcactacttattacaatttattgatctatatcttgttttttcccgccactaattaggctttctttgggtggtacattttgctaagaattattttttataaatgcattttaacaggattaataagaaaaagatggaaaaaattcattatttctcagtttttggccattatagctttaaaataatccacgctaccataattaaaaactatgtattttatttgcccatttgtctcggttatgacaccatttaaattttgtccctatcacaatgtatggcgccaatattttatttggaaataaaggtgcattttttccgttttgcgtccatcactatttacaagcttataatttaaaaaaatgttcgtagtatataaCCCTTCAAATgcaaatttaaaaagttcagacccttaggtaactatttatgtcttttttttttttttaattgtaatttttttttccattaaaaaaatttatttgggtaatattttggtgtgggaaataaacagttaatttttaatgttattatatgtataaactgtaatgtaaaaaatatgtagatgtagttttactatttggccacaagatggccatcttgaatttttttttcctccttgtgcttctcgctaagtggaagcacaagggggatgcggaaatttttacgtacagaaagactgaagcctgttgtaagagcgctttggtttttctgctggggacacggatcggtgattgggaaccatgttcccgttcactgatcccagggctaccaggggacAGCACGTGGGCACGGGGGCGTGCCCGCGCCGAGGCGCggcaccacagcagagcagcctcctggacgtgagcttcacgtcccggCGGCAGaaataaaggacacccgaggcgaaaataaacaaatgaaataaatgattatatatatcttccttctcctaaaaatgactttttagtttCAAAGAATTTTATTAAGGAATTCAATAGAAAACTTACAGCTCTTAGTTTTTCCCTTAGCAAAGGGTATCATTCAATTTATCAACATAACATACAaacatataaacaaacaaaaggtAACATGCAGGTCAGTTTGTTATTTATCAATGCAGGACAACCGTAAGGGCGGGCATAGCCCCTAGAAGGTGAGAGCGCAGGACCGCAGTCCCAGAGACATAGAGGCTGAGAGCCATGGTTGTCAGGTGCGTGTAAaaaataacattgtatcatttaTTATTGCTAACAATCTTTCAGATATAAGTATATCCATAATGATGGCATCCGCCATGTCAAATGAAAGGTTGGGTTTTAACCACTGGCGTGCTAAGTAAAGACGAGCCGCCTTTGCCACATGCTGAGCTAATCTGTGCTGCGGGTATTTCCATCTTTGGGGTTTATGTCCTAATAATA contains:
- the LOC137542338 gene encoding nicotinamide N-methyltransferase-like, yielding MSDFTGPEQYQNLFDPKAYLDDYYRLEGDCMGDEYLRFSLKHLAQIYSSGKVKGETLIDIGSGPTIYPLLSACEVYKNIICTDFTDRNREELKAWLTNQPGSFDWSPVVKLVCQLEGDKVPWTEKEDHLRRTIKQVLKCDILESNPTDPVVLPQADGLISFLCFEAACKDQPAYVSALNNITTLLKPGGYLVLSGVLGNTYYMVGKVKFSGILLTEDFIKEALRGAGYTIVSFERSDTTEESFQDKSNFNALYLVLAQKKCTGLKGGSD